The following are encoded together in the Streptomyces sp. NBC_00341 genome:
- a CDS encoding ABC transporter permease: MVRRVLALVSGRIAVVILVVIALLAVLGPWLAPQNPLATSDNPLADVSGAHWLGTDYLGRDVLSRLLAGSRVSVLGSLEVALMALVVGAVPGILSVYLGRAFEWFTLRLADTLVALPFLLFAIAVIALLGNGLTQAMLVTGALVSPLFYRVSRAATLAVARSPYVEAAIISGASVGWVVRRHVWVKVLPPIAIALAQTIGVGFVIVSSLTFLGIGVQPPAPTWGGLLASDLGYLSHQPWAPVAPALLIMVTVWACNLLADAIRDVSGEAGRALVNNRKARANRLGRSGPVTTGGSL; this comes from the coding sequence ATGGTGCGCCGCGTGCTCGCGCTCGTGTCCGGCCGGATCGCCGTCGTCATCCTCGTGGTGATCGCACTGCTCGCGGTACTCGGACCGTGGCTCGCCCCGCAGAATCCCCTGGCCACCAGCGACAACCCGCTCGCCGATGTCTCGGGCGCCCACTGGCTGGGCACCGACTACCTCGGCCGTGACGTGCTCAGCCGACTCCTGGCCGGCTCACGCGTCAGCGTGCTCGGCTCGCTGGAGGTCGCGCTCATGGCCCTGGTCGTCGGCGCCGTGCCGGGCATCCTGTCGGTCTATCTCGGCCGGGCCTTCGAGTGGTTCACCCTCCGCCTGGCGGACACGCTCGTGGCCCTGCCGTTCCTGCTGTTCGCCATCGCCGTGATCGCCCTGCTGGGCAACGGCCTCACCCAGGCCATGCTCGTCACCGGAGCGCTGGTCTCGCCCCTCTTCTACCGGGTGTCCCGCGCGGCGACACTGGCCGTCGCCCGCTCCCCGTACGTGGAGGCCGCGATCATCTCCGGCGCCTCGGTCGGCTGGGTCGTACGCCGTCACGTCTGGGTCAAGGTGCTCCCGCCGATCGCGATCGCACTCGCCCAGACCATCGGTGTCGGCTTCGTCATCGTGTCGAGCCTGACGTTCCTCGGCATCGGCGTCCAGCCTCCGGCGCCCACCTGGGGCGGGCTGCTCGCCTCCGACCTGGGCTACCTCAGCCACCAGCCATGGGCACCGGTGGCGCCCGCCCTGCTGATCATGGTCACCGTCTGGGCCTGCAACCTCCTCGCCGACGCCATCCGCGATGTCTCCGGCGAGGCCGGGCGGGCCCTGGTCAACAACCGCAAGGCCCGTGCCAACCGCCTCGGGCGGAGCGGTCCCGTCACCACCGGAGGTTCCCTGTGA
- a CDS encoding ABC transporter ATP-binding protein: protein MTTVSQNIAPGQAELHVTADRPGPAPAPVLSLRDVRISDRVTDREIVHGVTFDLTSGKAVGIVGESGSGKTLTCRAALGILPAHFEVSGGSIEIAGTDIATLTSRQWTALRGATIGAVFQDPASYLNPSIRVGAQIAEVLRAKQGLKRREARHRAVELLRAVRLRDPELVYSQYTYELSGGMLQRVLIAAAIAVEPRTLIADEATTALDVTVQAEILDLLAELRERTGLALVVVSHDLAVVAQLCDEVLVMKQGDVVEHGPTRAVLHDPQHEYTRLLIAEHNQYGLEKFLAPKEPS, encoded by the coding sequence GTGACGACCGTGTCCCAGAACATCGCTCCCGGGCAGGCCGAGCTCCATGTCACCGCCGACCGGCCCGGCCCGGCGCCCGCGCCGGTGCTCTCCCTTCGCGACGTACGCATCAGCGACCGCGTCACCGACCGGGAGATCGTGCACGGCGTCACCTTCGACCTCACATCCGGCAAGGCGGTCGGCATCGTCGGCGAGTCCGGCAGCGGCAAGACGCTCACCTGCCGGGCCGCGCTCGGCATCCTTCCCGCGCACTTCGAGGTCTCCGGCGGCTCGATCGAGATCGCCGGCACCGACATCGCGACCCTCACGTCCCGGCAGTGGACGGCCCTGCGCGGCGCCACGATCGGCGCGGTCTTCCAGGACCCGGCGTCCTACCTCAACCCTTCGATCCGCGTGGGCGCCCAGATCGCCGAGGTCCTGCGGGCCAAGCAGGGGCTGAAACGGCGCGAGGCACGGCACCGCGCCGTCGAACTGCTCCGGGCGGTGCGGCTGCGCGACCCGGAGCTGGTCTACAGCCAGTACACCTACGAGCTGTCGGGAGGCATGCTCCAGCGCGTCCTGATCGCGGCGGCCATCGCCGTCGAACCGCGCACCCTCATCGCCGACGAGGCCACCACGGCCCTCGACGTCACCGTCCAGGCCGAGATCCTCGATCTGCTCGCCGAGCTTCGGGAGCGGACCGGACTGGCGCTCGTGGTCGTCTCCCACGACCTGGCCGTCGTTGCCCAGCTGTGCGACGAGGTCCTCGTGATGAAGCAGGGCGACGTGGTGGAGCACGGCCCGACACGGGCGGTGCTCCACGACCCGCAGCACGAGTACACCCGGCTGCTCATCGCCGAGCACAACCAGTACGGCCTGGAGAAGTTCCTCGCACCCAAGGAGCCATCATGA
- a CDS encoding alpha/beta fold hydrolase, with translation MAPTGDRLVLPESSYRLAAGIPGAQLLELPGAAHVLNPADRAIWLRHVREFLTELPATAA, from the coding sequence GTGGCGCCGACCGGCGACCGGCTGGTGCTGCCCGAGAGCTCGTACCGTCTGGCGGCCGGCATTCCTGGCGCCCAGTTGCTCGAACTGCCCGGCGCCGCCCACGTTCTGAACCCGGCAGACCGGGCGATCTGGCTCCGCCACGTACGCGAGTTCCTCACCGAGCTTCCCGCCACTGCGGCATGA
- the ssuE gene encoding NADPH-dependent FMN reductase — protein MATVLSVSGSPSPTSRTARLLRDLDDRLRDQGHEVISLEVRTLPADALLGAQFGHPAILAATELFAQADGVVIGTPVYKAAYSGLLKSLLDLLPQYALTGKTVLPLATGGSMAHVLAIDYALRPVLSSMGAAHIVPGWFTLDKDISVGQDGELTVAPGSAEALAEVTDRFSAALGARTAHLAAAE, from the coding sequence ATGGCCACCGTCCTGTCCGTCTCCGGAAGCCCCTCCCCGACGTCCCGAACCGCACGGCTCCTGCGTGACCTGGACGACCGGCTGAGGGACCAGGGGCACGAGGTGATCTCGCTGGAGGTCCGCACCCTGCCCGCGGACGCGCTGCTCGGCGCACAGTTCGGCCATCCTGCGATCCTCGCGGCCACCGAGCTGTTCGCGCAGGCGGACGGGGTGGTGATCGGCACCCCGGTCTACAAAGCCGCCTACTCCGGGCTGCTCAAGTCACTGCTCGATCTGCTCCCGCAGTACGCGCTGACCGGCAAGACCGTCCTGCCGCTGGCCACCGGCGGCAGCATGGCCCACGTCCTGGCGATCGACTACGCGCTGCGCCCCGTGCTGAGCTCCATGGGCGCCGCGCACATCGTGCCGGGGTGGTTCACGCTGGACAAGGACATCAGCGTCGGCCAGGACGGCGAGTTGACCGTCGCCCCGGGCTCCGCCGAGGCCCTTGCCGAGGTGACCGACCGCTTCTCCGCGGCGCTGGGAGCCCGTACCGCGCACCTGGCAGCCGCGGAGTGA
- a CDS encoding ABC transporter substrate-binding protein, with protein sequence MSPRLTTLRPGRHVRSARRAGGLRSAALGTAFVALLAPALSACGGDVSASSGSAALKWASSYFPAHWDPVVSGSGAQFRELALVYASLTRTDESGKAVPDLAESWEYNAAGDRITFHLRPGLKFSDGEPVDATAVKAAVERAKKQKNSALFGDLTSIKSVDANGLDAVLHLTQVDYQIPQLLGERVLQIASPKAAEDPAELDQHPVGAGPFIVKQLVPGTKAVLTKNPGYWDAKNIHIDDVELNSAPDTSTVVSGLQTGVYNFADLDPSQADAAKKAGLDVFSQPGFNASNISLNVNKAPFDDDRVVDAVRYAVNRKEFVDKLTFGYGEVTNQPFPKGYVAYDPKSENAYPFDPDKARQLLADAGHKAGDIKLSLVVPAEDPQAEIVQSQLAAVGIKVTIKIDKNWATPFFAKNLTFSLYSTTGRDSAVQTLTAHFGPNGPLNLSTPYEPDGFDEAVAKVRRTPLDSPKYTETLQKATRAGLGSKALVFTYSAPNLFAKSKQISGLPKNPAHIDWTGVTVNGAN encoded by the coding sequence ATGTCCCCTCGACTCACGACGCTCCGCCCCGGACGCCACGTCCGGTCGGCCCGACGGGCCGGCGGCCTTCGGTCCGCGGCCCTGGGAACCGCCTTCGTCGCTCTTCTCGCCCCTGCCCTGAGCGCCTGCGGCGGCGACGTCTCCGCCTCGTCCGGCAGTGCCGCCCTGAAGTGGGCCTCCTCCTACTTCCCCGCCCACTGGGACCCGGTGGTCTCCGGCAGCGGGGCCCAGTTCCGTGAACTCGCTCTGGTATACGCCTCGTTGACGCGGACCGACGAGTCCGGCAAGGCCGTGCCCGACCTCGCCGAGAGCTGGGAGTACAACGCCGCCGGCGACCGGATCACCTTCCACCTGCGCCCCGGTCTGAAGTTCAGCGACGGTGAGCCGGTCGACGCCACCGCGGTCAAGGCCGCAGTGGAACGGGCCAAGAAGCAGAAGAACTCCGCTCTCTTCGGCGACCTGACGTCGATCAAGTCCGTCGACGCCAACGGACTGGACGCGGTCCTCCACCTTACCCAGGTCGACTACCAGATACCGCAACTGCTCGGCGAGCGCGTCCTCCAGATCGCCAGCCCCAAGGCGGCCGAAGACCCCGCCGAACTGGACCAGCACCCCGTCGGGGCAGGGCCGTTCATCGTCAAGCAACTGGTCCCGGGCACCAAGGCCGTCCTGACCAAGAACCCCGGCTACTGGGACGCGAAGAACATCCACATCGACGACGTCGAGCTGAACTCCGCCCCCGACACCTCGACCGTCGTCTCCGGCCTGCAGACCGGTGTCTACAACTTCGCGGACCTCGATCCGAGCCAGGCGGACGCCGCGAAGAAGGCCGGGCTGGACGTCTTCTCCCAGCCGGGGTTCAACGCCTCCAACATCAGCCTCAACGTCAACAAGGCACCGTTCGACGACGACCGGGTCGTCGACGCCGTCCGTTACGCGGTCAACCGGAAGGAATTCGTCGACAAACTGACCTTCGGCTACGGCGAGGTGACCAACCAGCCCTTCCCCAAGGGATACGTCGCCTACGACCCGAAGTCGGAGAACGCCTACCCCTTCGACCCGGACAAGGCCAGGCAGCTGCTGGCCGACGCCGGACACAAGGCCGGCGACATCAAGCTCAGCCTCGTCGTCCCGGCCGAGGACCCGCAGGCCGAGATCGTGCAGTCGCAGCTGGCAGCGGTGGGCATCAAGGTGACCATCAAGATCGACAAGAACTGGGCCACCCCGTTCTTCGCCAAGAACCTGACGTTCTCGCTGTACTCGACCACGGGCCGCGACTCCGCCGTGCAGACCCTCACGGCCCACTTCGGCCCCAACGGCCCGCTCAACCTCAGCACGCCGTACGAGCCGGACGGATTCGACGAGGCCGTGGCCAAGGTCCGCCGGACACCGCTGGACTCGCCGAAGTACACCGAGACCCTTCAGAAGGCGACCCGGGCCGGCCTCGGGAGCAAGGCGCTGGTCTTCACGTACTCCGCGCCGAACCTCTTCGCCAAGAGCAAGCAGATCTCCGGACTGCCGAAGAACCCGGCCCACATCGACTGGACCGGTGTGACCGTCAACGGCGCCAACTGA
- a CDS encoding ABC transporter ATP-binding protein, giving the protein MSTEFAEAETATAGRGGGAGPVLEVSGLDVSYGRGRRRRRALHGVSLSVAPGETVGVIGETGSGKSTLARAVLGLVPASAGSVLIDGEDVTPYSRRQWRTLRRRGVVQYVFQDPLRSLDPDLTVEDSLTEPLLVQGVTRKEAAARARSFLDRVHLSGELFERLPGELSGGQRQRVAVARALVTEPRLVILDEPVSALDSANRVKVLEILKELRATGVALVLISHDLGSVAGTADRIAVLYRGELVEAGASPDVINRPRHAYTRLLVSSAPTLRTGAADRSEREALRALLNA; this is encoded by the coding sequence ATGAGCACCGAGTTCGCCGAAGCGGAGACAGCGACAGCCGGTCGTGGGGGAGGCGCCGGGCCGGTGCTCGAGGTCAGCGGGCTGGACGTGTCCTACGGACGGGGCCGCCGGCGCCGCCGCGCCCTGCACGGAGTCTCGCTGAGCGTCGCACCCGGCGAGACCGTGGGGGTCATCGGCGAGACGGGATCGGGCAAGTCCACCCTCGCCCGCGCCGTACTCGGCCTGGTGCCGGCCTCGGCCGGATCGGTCCTCATCGACGGTGAGGACGTGACCCCCTACTCCCGCCGCCAGTGGCGCACCCTGCGCCGCCGCGGCGTCGTCCAGTACGTCTTCCAGGATCCGCTGCGCAGCCTCGACCCGGATCTCACCGTCGAGGACTCCCTGACCGAACCCCTGCTCGTCCAGGGCGTCACGCGTAAGGAGGCAGCCGCGCGCGCCCGGTCGTTCCTGGACCGCGTCCACCTCTCAGGAGAACTCTTCGAGCGGTTGCCCGGCGAGCTCTCCGGCGGTCAGCGCCAACGCGTCGCCGTGGCCCGGGCGCTGGTCACCGAGCCCCGGCTGGTCATCCTCGACGAGCCGGTCAGCGCACTGGACTCCGCCAACCGCGTCAAGGTCCTGGAAATCCTGAAGGAGCTACGAGCCACCGGCGTGGCCCTCGTCCTCATCTCCCACGACCTCGGGTCCGTGGCGGGGACCGCAGATCGCATCGCGGTGCTCTACCGGGGCGAACTCGTCGAGGCCGGTGCCTCCCCGGACGTCATCAACCGCCCCCGGCACGCGTACACCCGACTGCTCGTCAGCTCGGCGCCGACGCTGCGCACGGGCGCGGCGGACCGGTCGGAGCGCGAGGCGCTGCGCGCGCTGTTGAACGCCTGA
- a CDS encoding GNAT family N-acetyltransferase, with the protein MNSEPLSTRKHVRFVELGAKALRALADGDLAGGSAEAGVALDEHFVGDRARWIFGYRADQLAKDPSAAPWITRAAVSEPDEIVVGDAGFHGPPDEAGMVEVGFTVVPGYRRQGYARAILMALLVRAAAEPDVRTVRARISPDNTASLATIAGFGFTRVGEQGNERDGLSIVFEVPADAIQAKLSASGDSASVPAGP; encoded by the coding sequence ATGAATAGCGAACCTCTCTCCACCCGCAAACATGTCCGTTTCGTCGAGCTCGGCGCGAAGGCGCTGCGGGCGCTTGCCGACGGTGACCTCGCCGGCGGCAGCGCCGAGGCTGGGGTCGCCCTTGACGAACACTTCGTCGGCGACAGGGCCCGCTGGATCTTCGGCTATCGCGCTGACCAGCTCGCCAAGGACCCGTCTGCCGCGCCCTGGATCACGCGGGCCGCGGTGTCCGAGCCGGACGAGATCGTCGTCGGCGACGCCGGGTTCCACGGGCCGCCGGATGAGGCCGGCATGGTCGAGGTCGGCTTCACGGTCGTGCCCGGATACCGTCGCCAGGGCTATGCCCGCGCCATTCTGATGGCGCTACTCGTCAGGGCCGCCGCCGAACCCGATGTCAGGACCGTGCGGGCCAGGATCAGCCCCGACAACACCGCCTCCCTGGCCACCATCGCGGGCTTCGGCTTCACACGTGTCGGCGAGCAGGGCAATGAGCGCGACGGGCTCTCGATCGTCTTCGAGGTCCCGGCAGACGCGATTCAGGCCAAGCTGTCGGCCTCGGGGGACAGTGCGAGCGTCCCGGCCGGGCCGTGA
- a CDS encoding alpha/beta hydrolase, translated as MPEYSDHFGPEGLRIRGTVLVVPGRGETRAAYTRFGRRLAADAYRVRVIDAPEIDADDLNGSLAGFGAQLAAALEGTAAQDGVVRPVVLVGADTGAAAVAALLGLEETPAAWRPEAVVLAGLPGHTATEAGDWDEELDVRTFCPAHRSTLTEDAGVRRGSLQDAVPDALLTAAYGGDVGVPALILVGDADPLVDRDAVTRTAKSLSRARLSVVRDAHHDVLNDLQHRSVAAEIITFLETLRNELTSVIAVESSAW; from the coding sequence ATGCCCGAGTACAGCGACCACTTCGGCCCCGAGGGCCTCCGCATCCGCGGCACCGTCCTCGTGGTGCCCGGCCGGGGAGAGACCCGGGCGGCCTACACCCGGTTCGGCAGGCGCCTCGCCGCCGACGCCTACCGGGTCCGGGTCATCGACGCACCGGAGATCGACGCCGACGACCTGAACGGCTCGCTGGCCGGCTTCGGTGCCCAGCTCGCCGCGGCGCTCGAAGGGACCGCGGCACAGGACGGTGTCGTCCGTCCCGTCGTGCTCGTGGGGGCCGACACCGGCGCGGCCGCGGTCGCCGCGCTGCTCGGCCTGGAGGAGACCCCTGCCGCCTGGCGGCCGGAGGCCGTCGTGCTCGCCGGGCTCCCGGGCCACACGGCCACCGAGGCAGGCGACTGGGACGAGGAACTCGACGTACGCACCTTCTGTCCCGCGCACCGGAGCACTCTCACCGAGGACGCCGGGGTCCGGCGGGGCTCTCTCCAGGACGCGGTGCCGGACGCCCTGCTCACGGCTGCGTACGGCGGCGACGTGGGCGTCCCGGCGCTGATCCTCGTGGGCGACGCCGATCCGCTCGTCGACCGGGATGCCGTGACCCGTACGGCGAAGTCCCTCTCCCGGGCCCGTCTCTCGGTGGTCAGGGATGCCCATCACGATGTCCTCAACGACCTCCAGCACCGCTCGGTGGCGGCCGAGATCATCACGTTCCTGGAGACACTGCGCAACGAACTGACCTCCGTGATCGCGGTCGAGTCCAGCGCGTGGTGA
- a CDS encoding ABC transporter permease has translation MTTSAPPVAPARRRGLAAAGARHAAGRVLAALGRSVAIFVPVFLVATFVTFALRSLSGLSPARIQLGEEATPEAIHRIEAQWGLDKPFLTQYWDWFTGVLHGQLGTSWVNGADISTLIGLGLGVSLSVATFALIIGVVAGFGLGTLAALRRTTLVDRAITGFVTVISVMPAFVVGIVLVAVLAVGLHLFPSAGYIPAEQGFGPWLAHITLPALALSFDVIADVARQLRTSLISAYDENYVTGAVVRGLSPRRIFFGHVLRNGLGPALATLGQKFPALVGASVVTEWIFGLQGFGRFANDSAQAGDVPAVQGVLVVSIVLVVSFNLIINLVLARVMPASQRGV, from the coding sequence ATGACGACGAGCGCTCCACCGGTGGCTCCTGCCCGCCGTCGCGGGCTCGCCGCGGCCGGCGCCCGGCACGCGGCGGGCCGGGTCCTGGCCGCCCTCGGCCGGTCGGTCGCGATCTTCGTACCCGTGTTCCTGGTCGCGACGTTCGTGACGTTCGCCCTGCGGTCGCTGAGCGGCCTCAGCCCGGCGCGCATCCAGCTGGGCGAGGAGGCGACGCCCGAGGCGATCCACCGGATCGAGGCACAGTGGGGCCTCGACAAGCCCTTCCTGACCCAGTACTGGGACTGGTTCACCGGCGTACTGCACGGACAGCTCGGCACCAGCTGGGTCAACGGGGCCGACATCTCCACCCTGATCGGTCTCGGCCTGGGTGTCAGTCTGTCGGTCGCCACGTTCGCGCTGATCATCGGTGTGGTGGCCGGGTTCGGTCTCGGCACCCTGGCCGCCCTCCGGCGCACCACCCTCGTCGACCGTGCGATCACGGGGTTCGTCACCGTGATCTCGGTGATGCCGGCCTTCGTCGTCGGCATCGTGCTGGTCGCGGTCCTCGCTGTCGGACTCCACCTCTTCCCCTCGGCCGGCTACATCCCGGCGGAGCAGGGCTTCGGTCCCTGGCTCGCCCACATCACCCTCCCCGCGCTCGCGCTGAGCTTCGACGTCATCGCCGACGTCGCCCGCCAGCTGCGTACCAGCCTCATCTCGGCCTACGACGAGAACTACGTGACCGGCGCGGTGGTACGGGGACTGAGTCCCCGGCGGATCTTCTTCGGCCACGTGCTGCGCAACGGTCTCGGGCCGGCGCTCGCGACGCTGGGCCAGAAGTTCCCCGCACTGGTCGGCGCCTCCGTCGTCACGGAGTGGATCTTCGGCCTCCAGGGCTTCGGCAGATTCGCCAACGACTCCGCCCAGGCCGGTGACGTACCCGCGGTGCAGGGCGTCCTCGTGGTCTCGATCGTGCTGGTCGTCTCCTTCAACCTGATCATCAATCTGGTGCTGGCACGCGTCATGCCGGCATCGCAGCGGGGGGTGTGA
- a CDS encoding LLM class flavin-dependent oxidoreductase — protein MSRTIHLALHPYGVGGPGQHGLWKDPRVAKNASIDINYYIQQAQAAEHALFDALFIVDSQFINSTYPSHYLNRLEPLTLLSAVATHTKHIGLVGTASSTYNSPFNLARRFASLDHISGGRAGWNVVTSFDTGTSRNYGLDEHLDYTTRYGRALEFVQVARGLWDSYEDDAFPADPERDVFLDPARLHALDHAGEHFKVAGPLNISRSPQGQPVIFQAGVSPEGRDLAARVAEGIYAPGGSLEQAQEYYADIKRRTAAYGRDPDHIKVFIHGGPVVGATDQDARSREREIFEEDNDFPSNLALLGRSFGAYDFAGHDLDAPFPDVSHLAEKGGRTGAAKIIERARAENLTLRQVADSVNAFRRSPFVGAPETVADTIEQWFDAGTFDGINLAFRNNDDLSLFVDGVVPLLQKRGLFRTEYEADTLRGNLGLPFAANRHTLDRELVRD, from the coding sequence ATGTCCCGCACGATCCACCTCGCGCTGCACCCCTACGGCGTCGGAGGCCCCGGACAGCACGGTCTGTGGAAGGACCCGCGCGTCGCCAAGAACGCCAGTATCGACATCAACTACTACATCCAGCAGGCCCAGGCGGCCGAGCACGCACTCTTCGACGCGCTCTTCATCGTCGACAGCCAGTTCATCAACAGCACCTACCCGTCGCACTACCTCAACCGGCTGGAGCCCCTCACCCTCCTGTCCGCGGTGGCCACCCACACCAAGCACATAGGCCTGGTCGGCACGGCGAGCTCGACGTACAACTCGCCGTTCAACCTCGCCCGCCGCTTCGCCTCCCTCGACCACATCAGCGGCGGGCGCGCCGGATGGAACGTGGTGACCAGCTTCGACACCGGCACTTCCAGGAACTACGGGCTGGACGAGCACCTGGACTACACGACGCGGTACGGCCGGGCGCTGGAGTTCGTCCAGGTCGCCAGGGGACTGTGGGACTCCTACGAGGACGACGCCTTCCCGGCCGACCCGGAACGCGATGTCTTCCTCGATCCGGCCCGGCTGCACGCGCTCGACCACGCCGGGGAGCACTTCAAGGTCGCGGGCCCGCTCAACATCTCCCGATCGCCCCAGGGCCAGCCGGTCATCTTCCAGGCCGGGGTCTCGCCCGAGGGGCGCGATCTCGCCGCGCGGGTGGCAGAGGGCATCTACGCCCCGGGCGGCTCCCTGGAACAGGCACAGGAGTACTACGCCGACATCAAGCGGCGCACCGCGGCCTACGGCCGCGATCCCGACCACATCAAGGTGTTCATCCACGGTGGCCCGGTCGTCGGCGCGACCGACCAGGACGCCAGGAGCCGCGAACGGGAGATCTTCGAGGAGGACAACGACTTCCCGAGCAACCTCGCGCTCCTGGGCCGCTCCTTCGGGGCGTACGACTTCGCCGGCCACGACCTGGACGCGCCCTTCCCGGACGTCTCCCACCTCGCGGAGAAGGGCGGCCGTACCGGCGCCGCGAAGATCATCGAGCGCGCCCGCGCAGAGAACCTGACGCTGCGCCAGGTCGCCGATTCGGTCAACGCGTTCCGTCGCTCGCCGTTCGTCGGCGCCCCGGAGACCGTCGCCGACACCATCGAGCAGTGGTTCGACGCCGGTACCTTCGACGGCATCAATCTCGCCTTCCGGAACAACGACGACCTCAGCCTCTTCGTCGACGGCGTGGTTCCCCTCCTGCAGAAGCGCGGTCTGTTCCGCACGGAGTACGAGGCCGACACCCTGCGGGGCAATCTCGGCCTCCCGTTCGCCGCCAACCGGCACACGCTCGATCGCGAGCTCGTCCGCGACTGA
- a CDS encoding transposase family protein: MSCEADLGLCDLFRGGERRRAESARRKPKLVFLDRLLVTLVHLRHQLPHMVLAELFDVDRSIISAAIRQVRSLLSGLVLPGRMP, from the coding sequence GTGAGTTGTGAAGCTGACCTGGGTCTGTGCGACCTGTTCCGGGGCGGGGAGCGTCGACGGGCGGAAAGTGCCCGTCGAAAGCCCAAGCTGGTCTTCCTCGATCGGCTGCTGGTCACCCTCGTTCATCTGCGCCATCAGTTGCCGCACATGGTGCTCGCCGAACTCTTTGACGTGGATCGCTCCATCATCTCCGCGGCCATCCGCCAGGTCCGCTCGCTGCTGTCCGGCCTGGTTCTCCCGGGCCGGATGCCATGA
- a CDS encoding aldehyde dehydrogenase family protein, whose amino-acid sequence MTRYAAPGTEGAIVSYESRYDHWIGGEYVPPARGQYFENPSPVNGRPFTEIARGTAEDIEHALDAAHAAAPAWGATSAGDRASVLNRIADRMEAHLEELAVAESWENGKPVRETLAADIPLAIDHFRYFAGALRAQEGSLSQLDEDTVAYHFHEPLGVVAQIIPWNFPILMATWKLAPALAAGNAVVLKPAEQTPASIHVWLSLVADLLPPGVVNIVNGFGAEAGKPLASSPRVAKIAFTGETTTGRLIMQYASENIKPVTLELGGKSPNIFFDDVWSADDDFRDKALEGFTMFALNQGEVCTCPSRALIQRGHYSEFLEAGIARTEQIVPGHPLDTDTMVGAQASNDQLQKILSYLDIGRQEGAKVLTGGERIEYDGELAGGYYVQPTIFEGDNRMRVFQEEIFGPVVAVTSFSDFDDAIRTANDTLYGLGAGVWTRDTNTAYRAGRAIQAGRVWTNCYHAYPAHAAFGGYKQSGIGRENHRMMLEHYQQTKNLLVSYSPKKLGFF is encoded by the coding sequence ATGACCCGTTACGCTGCGCCGGGCACCGAGGGTGCGATCGTCTCGTACGAGTCGCGCTACGACCACTGGATCGGTGGCGAGTACGTACCGCCCGCCCGTGGCCAGTACTTCGAGAACCCGAGCCCCGTCAACGGCCGCCCGTTCACCGAGATCGCCCGAGGAACCGCCGAGGACATCGAGCACGCCCTGGACGCGGCGCACGCCGCGGCACCGGCCTGGGGTGCCACGTCGGCGGGCGACCGGGCCTCGGTCCTCAACCGGATCGCGGACCGGATGGAGGCTCATCTGGAGGAGCTCGCGGTCGCGGAGAGCTGGGAGAACGGCAAGCCGGTACGGGAGACCCTGGCGGCCGACATTCCGCTGGCCATCGATCACTTCCGCTACTTCGCGGGCGCGCTGCGGGCCCAGGAGGGCTCGCTCAGCCAGCTAGACGAGGACACCGTCGCGTACCACTTTCACGAGCCGCTCGGCGTGGTCGCGCAGATCATTCCGTGGAACTTCCCCATCCTGATGGCCACCTGGAAACTGGCCCCGGCCCTCGCGGCGGGCAACGCGGTGGTCCTCAAGCCGGCCGAGCAGACCCCGGCCTCCATCCATGTGTGGCTGAGCCTGGTGGCCGACCTGCTGCCGCCGGGTGTCGTCAACATCGTCAACGGCTTCGGTGCGGAGGCCGGCAAGCCGTTGGCCTCCAGCCCGCGCGTCGCGAAGATCGCGTTCACCGGGGAGACCACGACGGGGCGGCTGATCATGCAGTACGCCTCCGAGAACATCAAGCCGGTGACCCTGGAGCTGGGCGGCAAGTCCCCGAACATCTTCTTCGACGACGTCTGGTCGGCCGATGACGACTTCCGCGACAAGGCTCTGGAAGGCTTCACCATGTTCGCCCTCAACCAGGGCGAGGTCTGCACGTGTCCGTCGCGCGCGCTGATCCAGCGCGGCCACTACAGCGAGTTCCTGGAAGCGGGCATCGCGCGTACCGAACAGATCGTGCCGGGTCATCCGCTGGACACGGACACGATGGTCGGCGCCCAGGCCTCCAACGACCAGCTCCAGAAGATCCTCTCGTACCTGGACATCGGCCGGCAGGAGGGCGCGAAGGTCCTTACGGGCGGCGAGCGGATCGAGTACGACGGGGAACTGGCGGGGGGCTACTACGTACAGCCGACGATCTTCGAGGGCGACAACCGGATGCGGGTCTTCCAGGAGGAGATCTTCGGCCCGGTCGTCGCCGTCACGTCCTTCTCGGACTTCGACGACGCGATCCGCACCGCGAACGACACCCTGTACGGGCTCGGGGCGGGCGTGTGGACTCGCGACACGAACACCGCGTACCGGGCGGGCCGCGCCATCCAGGCGGGCCGGGTCTGGACGAACTGCTATCACGCGTACCCGGCGCACGCGGCGTTCGGCGGGTACAAGCAGTCCGGTATCGGCCGGGAGAACCACCGGATGATGCTGGAGCACTACCAGCAGACGAAGAACCTGCTGGTGTCGTACTCGCCGAAGAAGCTCGGCTTCTTCTAG